Proteins encoded together in one Amphiprion ocellaris isolate individual 3 ecotype Okinawa chromosome 14, ASM2253959v1, whole genome shotgun sequence window:
- the flrt1a gene encoding leucine-rich repeat transmembrane protein FLRT1, whose protein sequence is MLMFTMMAPACVARLGAWLFMLFICLTLHAGMLQFAAATIQGYTGGADMTCPSVCRCDEDFIYCNDRGLSSIPSLPPSASVLYLQNNHINNPGLPTSLERHLAVRVVYLYDNELDEFPMHLPPSVRELHLQDNNIRTIPRSALARMPLLEKLHLDDNSISTVSIEDQAFADNPRLRLLFLSRNHLSSIPSGLPASLEELRLDDNRISTIPTHAFRGLASLRCLVLDGNLLANQRIADDTFSRLANLTELSLVRNSLQTPPVNLPSAHLQRLSLQDNALTHMPRGSLDGMHRLQRLDLSGNNLTTLPRGLFKDLDNLGQLLVRGNPWHCGCNLRWLYDWLHARGNSITVRGLTCHGPDRVRDMALIDLTSEMEECEVVRTAGTRDRVGIGVESSTTNTPPQGSLFTLRSKRPGLGFPDSGLDYTLSSSGVGKSLALNVKPLSHNSVRVTWSVAQPSSSFRLSWLRLGTGNAMGSITETLVRGDRREYLLTSLQPRSSYIICMVPLPASSENKGMISGDADSDEALVCAKAETSDVSPLEEEEDEGSQQMAALPLAGIIGGASAIVSLALIFGVFCWYGHRTGHLCSRDHYTRSSSRKNKNYDDYIESGTKKDNTILEIRGPGFQMTPMATCQPMQPKPLREDYIIHTIFPSNGTGLYKGANHVSNAGHGTNRGYREGGIPDIDYCYT, encoded by the coding sequence ATGCTTATGTTCACCATGATGGCACCTGCATGTGTGGCCAGATTAGGGGCTTGGCTCTTCATGTTGTTTATTTGCTTGACACTACATGCCGGCATGCTTCAGTTTGCTGCAGCCACGATACAAGGGTACACTGGAGGCGCAGATATGACATGCCCATCTGTATGCAGGTGCGATGAGGACTTCATCTACTGTAATGACCGTGGCCTGAGCTCCATCCCATCACTGCCTCCTTCTGCGTCCGTCCTCTACCTTCAGAACAACCACATAAACAACCCTGGCTTGCCCACCTCCTTGGAGCGCCATCTTGCCGTCCGTGTGGTCTACCTCTATGATAATGAACTGGATGAATTTCCCATGCACCTGCCACCATCTGTGCGTGAGCTGCATTTGCAGGACAACAACATCCGCACTATTCCTCGTAGTGCACTTGCTCGGATGCCATTGCTAGAGAAGCTGCACTTGGATGACAACTCTATTTCCACTGTTTCAATTGAGGATCAGGCCTTTGCTGACAACCCACGGTTACGCTTGCTTTTTCTGTCACGCAACCACCTGTCCAGTATCCCATCAGGGCTGCCTGCCTCTCTGGAAGAACTCCGTCTAGATGACAACCGAATCTCCACTATTCCAACTCATGCCTTCCGGGGCCTTGCTTCACTTCGATGTCTTGTTCTGGATGGAAACCTTTTGGCAAACCAGAGAATTGCAGATGACACATTTTCTCGCCTTGCCAACTTGACCGAGTTGTCCCTCGTTCGGAACTCCCTTCAGACTCCACCTGTTAACCTTCCCAGTGCTCATCTGCAGCGACTGTCTCTACAGGACAATGCCCTGACTCATATGCCACGTGGTTCTTTGGATGGCATGCACAGGCTGCAGAGGCTAGACCTCTCAGGAAACAACCTGACTACGCTGCCAAGGGGACTTTTCAAAGACCTGGACAACTTGGGCCAGCTGCTGGTGCGAGGAAATCCTTGGCACTGTGGCTGCAACCTGCGCTGGCTGTATGACTGGCTACATGCCCGTGGTAACTCCATCACTGTCAGAGGTCTCACCTGCCATGGGCCTGACAGAGTGCGAGACATGGCTCTGATTGACCTGACCAGTGAGATGGAGGAATGTGAGGTGGTGAGGACAGCAGGGACCAGAGACAGAGTGGGCATAGGAGTTGAGAGctctaccaccaacaccccTCCACAGGGTTCTCTCTTCACCCTACGCTCAAAGCGACCTGGCCTGGGGTTTCCTGACTCTGGCTTAGACTACACCCTTAGCAGCAGCGGTGTGGGAAAGAGTCTAGCACTTAATGTGAAGCCTCTGTCTCACAATAGCGTCCGTGTTACCTGGAGCGTGGCTCAGCCCAGCTCCTCCTTCAGGTTAAGCTGGCTCCGACTTGGTACTGGGAACGCCATGGGATCAATCACAGAAACGCTTGTCCGGGGTGATCGCCGAGAGTACCTGCTTACATCTTTGCAACCTCGTTCCAGCTACATCATCTGTATGGTGCCCCTGCCTGCTAGTTCAGAAAACAAAGGCATGATTTCTGGAGATGCAGATTCTGATGAAGCTCTGGTTTGTGCAAAAGCTGAAACATCAGATGTTAGTCCattggaagaagaggaggatgaaggctCACAGCAGATGGCAGCGCTGCCTCTGGCAGGAATTATTGGTGGGGCTTCTGCCATTGTATCTTTAGCTCTTATCTTTGGTGTCTTTTGTTGGTATGGACATAGAACTGGGCATTTGTGTTCCCGTGACCACTACACTCGCAGCAgctcaagaaaaaacaaaaactatgatGATTATATTGAGTCTGGTACCAAGAAAGACAATACTATCCTGGAGATCCGTGGCCCAGGGTTCCAGATGACACCTATGGCGACTTGCCAGCCAATGCAGCCGAAACCCTTACGAGAGGATTACATCATTCACACCATTTTCCCCTCCAATGGCACTGGCTTGTACAAAGGTGCCAACCATGTTTCTAATGCAGGACACGGCACTAACCGTGGCTATAGAGAAGGAGGAATCCCAGATATAGACTACTGTTACACATGA